The Thioalkalivibrio sulfidiphilus HL-EbGr7 genome includes a window with the following:
- the recQ gene encoding DNA helicase RecQ, which translates to MDTARQVLRDTFGYPDFRPTQGEIVEHLVAGNEALVLMPTGGGKSLCYQIPSLVRSGTGIVVSPLIALMQDQVDALRQVGVRAAFLNSSLDARTAREVEQALLAGELDLLYVAPERLMTERMMDLLTRSRLALFAIDEAHCVSQWGHNFRPEYLKLSALHERFPEVPRVALTATADAPTRKEIAERLGLTEARHFISGFDRPNIRYRVTQKHAGTRNELLRFIKDNHPGEAGIVYCLSRKKVDDTAQWLEGKGLTALPYHAGLAQEVRQDHQSRFLREEGVIVVATIAFGMGIDKPNVRFVAHLDLPKSLEAYYQETGRAGRDGLPADAWMAYGLQDVIMLRQMLEASEAEETHKRIERARLEAMLGYCELTTCRRQRLLEYFGERLPEPCGNCDTCLEPPETWDATVAAQKALSCVHRTGQRFGVNHVLDVLLGKDSERIRQLGHDKLSTYGIGKELDAHQWRAVFRQLVAAGLLTVDAEGFGALKLTEACRPVLRGEQEVWLRKDARPPRGGGRKERVSKRVSTGPVDGPGEALFDALRALRRSLADAQDVPAYVIFNDATLREMVAVQPRTLDELAEVSGVGQRKLSQYGEDFLSVILEYAGSGDDSGVSDTVLETLSLFRLGFDAEAIAARRGLTTDTVYNHLARSVQAGEIPLREAVGLSDAELKQVEEAFDAHFDPAAPALRPVFDALDGVYSYGVLRCVQAGRG; encoded by the coding sequence ATGGATACAGCAAGACAGGTCCTGCGGGACACCTTCGGCTACCCCGATTTTCGCCCCACCCAGGGAGAGATCGTCGAACACCTGGTGGCGGGCAATGAGGCCCTGGTCCTCATGCCCACCGGCGGCGGCAAGTCGCTGTGCTACCAGATCCCCTCCCTGGTGCGGTCTGGCACCGGCATCGTGGTCTCGCCGCTGATCGCCCTGATGCAGGACCAGGTGGACGCACTCCGGCAGGTGGGCGTGCGTGCCGCGTTCCTGAACTCAAGCCTCGATGCCCGCACCGCCCGGGAGGTGGAACAGGCCCTGCTGGCCGGGGAGCTGGATCTCCTCTACGTGGCCCCCGAACGCCTCATGACCGAGCGCATGATGGACCTGCTCACGCGCAGCCGGCTGGCCCTGTTCGCCATCGACGAGGCCCACTGCGTGTCGCAATGGGGCCACAACTTCCGCCCCGAATACCTCAAGCTCTCCGCCCTGCACGAGCGTTTTCCCGAGGTGCCCCGGGTGGCACTCACCGCCACCGCTGACGCACCCACCCGCAAGGAGATCGCCGAGCGCCTGGGGCTCACCGAGGCCCGGCATTTCATCAGCGGCTTCGACCGGCCCAACATCCGTTACCGGGTGACCCAGAAACACGCCGGCACCCGCAACGAGCTGCTGCGTTTCATCAAGGACAATCACCCGGGCGAGGCAGGCATCGTCTACTGCCTGTCGCGCAAGAAGGTGGACGACACGGCCCAATGGCTGGAGGGCAAGGGCCTCACCGCGCTGCCCTATCACGCCGGTCTGGCCCAGGAGGTCCGCCAGGACCACCAGTCCCGCTTCCTGCGCGAGGAGGGGGTGATCGTGGTCGCCACCATCGCCTTCGGCATGGGCATCGACAAGCCCAACGTGCGCTTCGTGGCGCACCTGGACCTGCCCAAGAGCCTGGAGGCCTATTACCAGGAGACCGGCCGTGCCGGCCGCGACGGCCTGCCCGCGGATGCCTGGATGGCCTACGGCCTGCAGGACGTGATCATGTTGCGCCAGATGCTGGAGGCCTCCGAGGCGGAGGAGACCCACAAGCGCATCGAGCGGGCGCGCCTGGAGGCCATGCTGGGTTACTGCGAGCTGACCACCTGCCGCCGCCAGCGTCTGCTGGAGTACTTCGGCGAGCGCCTGCCCGAGCCCTGCGGCAACTGCGACACCTGCCTGGAGCCGCCCGAGACCTGGGATGCCACCGTGGCAGCCCAGAAGGCGCTCTCCTGTGTGCACCGCACCGGCCAGCGCTTCGGCGTGAACCACGTGCTGGACGTGCTGCTGGGCAAGGACAGCGAGCGCATCCGGCAACTGGGCCACGACAAGCTGTCCACCTACGGCATCGGCAAGGAACTGGACGCCCACCAGTGGCGCGCTGTGTTCCGCCAGCTGGTGGCCGCCGGCCTGCTCACCGTGGACGCCGAAGGTTTCGGCGCCCTGAAACTCACCGAGGCCTGCCGCCCCGTGCTGCGCGGCGAACAGGAAGTCTGGCTGCGCAAGGATGCCCGCCCGCCCCGGGGCGGGGGTCGCAAAGAGCGGGTCAGCAAGCGGGTCTCCACGGGCCCCGTGGACGGACCCGGCGAGGCCCTGTTCGACGCCCTGCGCGCCCTGCGCCGCAGTCTCGCCGATGCCCAGGACGTGCCCGCCTACGTGATCTTCAACGACGCCACCCTGCGCGAGATGGTGGCGGTCCAGCCCCGCACCCTGGACGAGCTGGCGGAGGTCTCCGGTGTCGGCCAGCGCAAGCTTTCCCAGTACGGCGAGGATTTCCTGTCGGTGATCCTGGAGTATGCCGGGTCCGGGGATGACAGCGGTGTCAGCGACACGGTGCTGGAGACCCTGTCCCTGTTCCGCCTGGGCTTCGACGCCGAGGCCATCGCCGCCCGGCGCGGGCTGACCACGGACACCGTCTACAACCACCTGGCCCGCTCGGTGCAGGCCGGGGAGATTCCTTTGCGCGAGGCGGTGGGCTTGTCCGATGCCGAGCTCAAGCAGGTGGAAGAGGCCTTCGATGCCCATTTCGATCCGGCGGCGCCGGCGCTTCGGCCGGTGTTTGATGCGCTGGATGGGGTGTATTCGTATGGGGTGTTGCGGTGTGTGCAGGCGGGGAGGGGGTAG
- a CDS encoding exonuclease, whose translation MPDSKANPEIYVSTDIEADGPIPGPHSMLSLASVAYDPDGQEMGSFSVNLETLEGAEAHPRMVEWWAQFPEAWAECRKDLVAPEPAMQAYADWIEALPGRAVFVGWPAGWDFMWVYWYLMRFTGRRPFHENALDIRTYAMALRRLEYRKSGKSYLPKRWFSEQRPHTHVALDDAREQGELFMHMLRENRRDET comes from the coding sequence ATGCCAGATTCCAAAGCCAATCCCGAGATCTACGTCTCCACCGACATCGAGGCCGACGGTCCCATCCCCGGCCCCCATTCCATGCTGAGCCTGGCCTCGGTGGCCTATGATCCGGACGGGCAGGAGATGGGCAGTTTCTCCGTGAACCTGGAGACCCTGGAAGGCGCCGAGGCCCATCCGCGCATGGTGGAGTGGTGGGCGCAGTTTCCCGAGGCGTGGGCCGAATGCCGCAAGGACCTGGTGGCGCCGGAGCCGGCCATGCAGGCCTACGCGGACTGGATCGAGGCCCTGCCCGGGCGGGCGGTGTTCGTGGGCTGGCCGGCGGGCTGGGACTTCATGTGGGTGTACTGGTACCTGATGCGCTTTACCGGCCGGCGCCCGTTCCACGAGAACGCCCTGGACATCCGCACCTACGCCATGGCCTTGCGGCGACTTGAATACCGCAAGAGCGGCAAGAGCTACCTGCCCAAGCGCTGGTTCTCCGAGCAGCGCCCCCACACCCACGTGGCCCTGGATGACGCCAGGGAGCAGGGGGAGCTGTTCATGCACATGCTCCGGGAAAACCGCCGGGACGAGACATGA
- a CDS encoding NAD(P)-dependent oxidoreductase, whose product MKVGYIGLGIMGRPMAANLLKAGYEVCVWARRPESLEPLKAAGATVAASPAELAGQVDVVFTNVSDTADVEAVLLGENGVIHGARPGLIVVDHSTIAAGASRRMAEKLAGQGIQMLDVPVSGGEQGAIDGTLTLMVGGEAEALEKVRPLLEVVGGTITHVGGPGAGQIAKTCNQMIVAQSLQAIGEAFTLAEAADVDPARVREALLGGFAYSRILEVHGQRMLDKNYRPGFKARLHRKDMGIALQTAAELGVATPGSAVATQFINALVGQDMGELDSSALVEMLRRLNKG is encoded by the coding sequence ATGAAGGTCGGCTACATCGGACTGGGCATCATGGGCCGCCCCATGGCGGCGAACCTGCTGAAGGCCGGCTACGAGGTGTGTGTCTGGGCGCGCCGGCCGGAGAGCCTGGAACCGCTCAAAGCCGCCGGTGCCACGGTGGCCGCCTCGCCCGCCGAGCTGGCGGGGCAGGTGGACGTGGTGTTCACCAACGTCTCCGACACCGCAGACGTGGAGGCGGTGCTGCTGGGCGAGAACGGCGTGATCCACGGCGCCCGTCCCGGGCTGATCGTGGTGGACCACAGCACCATCGCCGCCGGCGCCTCCCGGCGCATGGCTGAAAAGCTGGCGGGGCAGGGCATTCAGATGCTCGACGTGCCGGTCTCCGGCGGCGAGCAGGGGGCCATCGACGGCACGCTTACCCTGATGGTGGGTGGCGAGGCCGAGGCATTAGAAAAGGTGCGGCCCCTGCTGGAGGTGGTGGGCGGCACCATCACCCACGTGGGCGGCCCCGGCGCCGGCCAGATCGCCAAGACCTGCAACCAGATGATCGTGGCCCAGAGCCTGCAGGCCATCGGCGAGGCCTTCACCCTGGCCGAGGCAGCCGACGTCGACCCCGCCCGGGTGCGGGAGGCGCTGCTGGGCGGTTTCGCCTACTCGCGCATCCTGGAGGTCCACGGCCAGCGCATGCTGGACAAGAATTACCGCCCCGGCTTCAAGGCCCGGCTGCACCGCAAGGACATGGGCATCGCCCTGCAGACCGCCGCCGAACTGGGTGTGGCCACCCCCGGCTCCGCCGTGGCCACCCAGTTCATCAACGCCCTGGTGGGCCAGGACATGGGTGAGCTGGATTCCTCGGCGCTGGTGGAGATGCTGCGGCGGTTGAACAAGGGGTAG
- the minE gene encoding cell division topological specificity factor MinE, translating into MNFFNYFRSQKKKSAQVAKERLQVIVARERVHRDGPDYLPRLQEEILNVIRKYVQVDEDAVSIQLERDGDCEVLELNVTLPEHKA; encoded by the coding sequence ATGAATTTCTTCAACTACTTCCGATCCCAGAAGAAGAAGTCCGCCCAGGTGGCCAAGGAACGGCTGCAGGTGATCGTGGCCCGGGAACGGGTGCACCGGGACGGCCCGGACTACCTGCCCAGGCTCCAGGAGGAGATTCTCAACGTGATCCGCAAGTACGTGCAGGTGGACGAGGACGCGGTGAGCATCCAGCTGGAGCGCGACGGCGACTGCGAGGTGCTGGAGCTGAATGTGACGTTGCCGGAGCACAAGGCCTGA
- the minD gene encoding septum site-determining protein MinD, with amino-acid sequence MAKIVVVTSGKGGVGKTTTSAAISTGLAQAGHRTAVVDFDVGLRNLDLIMGVERRVVYDFVNVINGDANLKQALIKDKRVEGLYILPASQTRDKDALTTEGVEKVLNELAEEFDYIVCDSPAGIERGALMAAYFADEAIVVTNPEVSSVRDSDRILGILASKTRHAEQGKGSIPGRLLLTRYSPERVVKGEMLSVEDVQEILAVDLLGVIPESQAVLNASNAGTPVIMDESSDAGQAYQDAVARFLGEDREHRFLTVQKKGLFGRLFGS; translated from the coding sequence GTGGCGAAGATCGTCGTAGTAACCTCGGGCAAGGGCGGGGTGGGCAAGACCACCACCAGCGCCGCCATCTCCACCGGCCTGGCCCAGGCGGGCCATCGCACTGCGGTGGTGGATTTCGACGTGGGCCTGCGTAACCTGGACCTGATCATGGGGGTGGAGCGCCGGGTGGTGTACGACTTCGTCAACGTCATCAACGGCGACGCCAACCTGAAGCAGGCGCTGATCAAGGACAAGCGGGTGGAGGGGCTGTACATCCTGCCCGCCTCCCAGACCCGGGACAAGGACGCCCTGACCACCGAGGGTGTGGAAAAGGTCCTGAACGAGTTGGCCGAGGAGTTCGACTACATCGTCTGCGACAGCCCCGCCGGCATCGAGCGCGGCGCGCTGATGGCCGCCTACTTCGCCGATGAGGCCATCGTGGTCACCAACCCGGAGGTCTCCAGCGTGCGCGACTCCGACCGCATCCTGGGCATCCTGGCCAGCAAGACCCGCCATGCTGAGCAGGGCAAGGGCTCGATCCCCGGGCGGCTGCTGCTGACCCGTTATTCCCCGGAGCGGGTGGTCAAGGGCGAGATGCTGAGCGTGGAGGACGTGCAGGAGATCCTGGCCGTGGACCTGCTGGGGGTGATCCCCGAATCCCAGGCGGTGCTCAACGCCTCCAACGCCGGCACCCCGGTGATCATGGACGAGAGCTCCGATGCCGGTCAGGCCTACCAGGACGCGGTGGCCCGGTTCCTGGGCGAGGATCGGGAGCACCGCTTCCTCACCGTGCAGAAAAAGGGCCTGTTCGGCCGCCTGTTCGGGAGTTAA
- the minC gene encoding septum site-determining protein MinC, with amino-acid sequence MSAQAAAATAAALQFKGRMITVTLLRLLSPSLEAVGRELDARLADGSGLLAGLPTVLDLEALGESAAGLELAALAATLRAHGVSLIGLRELPGEAGEALRTRAEAAGLAVLNVDGSRAAPRREVEVSPRPAAEPVRSLLVTQPVRSGQQVYARGGDLILTAPVSAGAEVMADGNIHVYAPLRGRAMAGVLGDSGARIFCQRLDCELVAVAGHYRLSEQISDAERAGPVQVRLEGESLVIEAL; translated from the coding sequence ATGAGCGCCCAGGCCGCCGCCGCGACAGCCGCCGCCCTGCAGTTCAAGGGGCGCATGATCACCGTGACCCTGCTGCGTCTGCTCAGCCCCTCCCTGGAGGCGGTGGGCAGGGAGCTGGACGCGCGCCTGGCCGATGGCAGCGGTCTGCTCGCCGGGCTGCCCACGGTGCTGGACCTGGAGGCCCTGGGCGAATCCGCCGCCGGGCTGGAACTGGCGGCGCTGGCTGCAACGTTGCGCGCCCACGGGGTGTCCCTGATCGGCTTGCGCGAGCTGCCGGGGGAGGCCGGCGAGGCGCTGCGGACCCGCGCCGAGGCGGCGGGGCTCGCGGTGCTGAACGTGGACGGTTCCCGGGCGGCACCGCGCCGGGAGGTGGAGGTGTCGCCCCGGCCCGCCGCCGAACCGGTGCGCAGCCTGCTGGTGACCCAGCCGGTGCGTTCCGGTCAGCAGGTCTATGCCCGGGGCGGGGACCTGATCCTCACCGCGCCGGTGAGCGCCGGGGCCGAGGTGATGGCGGACGGCAATATCCACGTCTACGCGCCCCTGCGGGGCCGGGCCATGGCCGGGGTGCTGGGCGATAGCGGGGCGCGCATCTTCTGTCAGCGCCTGGACTGCGAACTGGTGGCCGTGGCCGGCCATTACCGCCTGAGCGAGCAGATCAGCGACGCGGAGCGGGCAGGGCCGGTGCAGGTGCGGCTGGAGGGTGAGAGCCTGGTGATCGAGGCTCTCTAG
- a CDS encoding ATP-binding cassette domain-containing protein, with protein MPASRTSQAPLASPSPEREQPLVQARGLTKRYEGRTVVDGVDLTVRTGECFGLLGPNGAGKTTTLRMLLGLTPPDAGELTVLGEPIPERAREARTRIGVVPQFDTLDPDFTVRENLVTYASYFGLKGEALARRVEDLLEFASLKGREDVNIQSLSGGMKRRLTLARALINQPELVVLDEPTTGLDPQARHHIWHRLRTLLSRDTTLIITTHYMEEAERLCDRLAIIDRGRVIACDSPRALIQAHIEPHVVELSGNAATLWLDKQGALPEGERLHRVGDIALIYTHDPRPLLERLDADGLRYLHRPANLEDVFLKLTGHDLRD; from the coding sequence ATGCCGGCCTCACGGACAAGCCAAGCCCCCCTCGCCAGCCCCAGCCCCGAGCGCGAACAGCCCCTGGTCCAGGCCCGGGGTCTGACCAAGCGCTACGAGGGGCGCACCGTGGTGGACGGGGTGGACCTGACCGTGCGCACCGGCGAGTGCTTCGGCCTGCTGGGCCCCAACGGCGCCGGCAAGACCACCACCCTGCGCATGCTCCTGGGCCTGACCCCGCCGGATGCCGGCGAGCTCACGGTGCTGGGCGAACCCATTCCCGAGCGCGCCCGGGAGGCCCGCACCCGCATCGGCGTGGTGCCCCAGTTCGATACCCTGGACCCGGACTTCACCGTGCGGGAAAACCTCGTCACCTACGCCAGCTACTTCGGCCTGAAGGGCGAGGCCCTCGCGCGGCGGGTGGAGGACCTGCTGGAATTCGCCAGCCTCAAGGGCCGGGAAGACGTCAACATCCAGTCCCTGTCCGGCGGCATGAAGCGGCGCCTGACCCTGGCCCGCGCGCTCATCAACCAGCCGGAGCTGGTGGTCCTGGACGAGCCCACCACGGGCCTCGACCCCCAGGCGCGCCACCACATCTGGCACCGCCTGCGCACCCTGCTGTCCCGGGACACCACCCTGATCATCACCACCCACTACATGGAAGAGGCCGAGCGCCTCTGCGACCGCCTGGCCATCATCGACCGGGGCCGGGTGATCGCCTGCGACAGCCCCCGGGCCCTGATCCAGGCCCACATCGAACCCCACGTGGTGGAACTCTCCGGCAACGCCGCCACCCTGTGGCTGGACAAACAGGGCGCGCTCCCCGAGGGTGAGCGCCTGCACCGGGTCGGAGACATCGCCCTGATCTACACCCACGACCCGCGCCCGCTGCTCGAACGCCTGGACGCCGACGGCCTGCGCTACCTGCATCGCCCGGCCAACCTGGAGGACGTGTTTTTGAAACTCACCGGGCATGACCTGCGGGATTAA
- a CDS encoding ABC transporter permease, translating into MSPNLRFLHVWRRNLKVWRKILIPSVLGNFGEPVLYLLAFGYGFGMLVGDLGEMPYMVFLASGIICSSAMFTASFEGMYSAYTRMDVQHTWSAMLGAPLTVDDIVLGEVAWAATKGLMSAAAILVVAAVLGLVANAWALLALPVLLLTGFTFGACAMVVTAFSKSYDFFLYYFTLVITPTLLLSGVFFPLEQFPAPVQMLAYLLPLAHTVELVRPLLTGTMPTQVLLHLAVIAAYGVVGLMIATRLIRRRLIR; encoded by the coding sequence ATGTCCCCCAACCTCCGCTTCCTCCACGTCTGGCGCCGCAACCTCAAGGTCTGGCGCAAGATCCTCATCCCCTCGGTCCTGGGCAACTTCGGCGAGCCGGTGCTCTACCTGTTGGCCTTCGGCTACGGCTTCGGCATGCTGGTGGGTGATCTGGGCGAGATGCCCTACATGGTGTTCCTGGCCTCCGGCATCATCTGCTCCAGCGCCATGTTCACGGCCAGCTTCGAGGGCATGTACTCCGCCTACACCCGCATGGACGTGCAGCACACCTGGAGCGCCATGCTGGGCGCGCCGCTCACCGTGGACGACATCGTGCTGGGCGAGGTGGCCTGGGCGGCCACCAAGGGACTGATGAGCGCGGCGGCGATCCTGGTGGTGGCCGCGGTGCTGGGGCTGGTGGCCAACGCCTGGGCCCTGCTGGCGCTGCCAGTGCTGCTGCTCACCGGCTTCACCTTCGGCGCCTGCGCCATGGTGGTCACCGCCTTCTCCAAGAGCTACGACTTCTTCCTCTACTACTTCACCCTGGTGATCACGCCCACGCTGCTGCTGTCCGGCGTGTTCTTCCCCCTGGAGCAGTTCCCGGCCCCGGTGCAGATGCTCGCCTACCTGCTGCCCCTGGCCCACACCGTGGAACTGGTGCGTCCGCTGCTGACCGGCACCATGCCGACGCAGGTGCTGCTGCATCTCGCGGTCATCGCGGCTTACGGGGTGGTCGGCCTGATGATTGCGACGCGCCTGATCCGCAGACGGCTGATTCGCTGA
- a CDS encoding type II toxin-antitoxin system Phd/YefM family antitoxin, which translates to MDAITYTKARANLAQTIDAVCENHEPVIVTKKNDRAVVILSLEDYQALEETAYLLRNPKNARRLLDAINELDAGGGSERTLAE; encoded by the coding sequence ATGGATGCCATCACCTACACCAAGGCGCGCGCCAATCTGGCACAGACCATCGATGCCGTGTGCGAGAACCACGAACCCGTCATTGTCACCAAGAAAAATGACCGTGCCGTCGTGATACTTTCGCTTGAGGATTACCAGGCGCTTGAGGAGACGGCATACCTGCTTCGCAATCCCAAGAACGCCCGGCGTCTCCTCGACGCCATCAACGAGCTTGATGCGGGTGGCGGTAGCGAAAGGACGCTGGCCGAATGA
- a CDS encoding Txe/YoeB family addiction module toxin, whose amino-acid sequence MKLIFSANAWEDYLYWQKTDKKTLKRINQLIAEIQRSPFEGIGKPEPLKHALLGYWSRRIDGEHRIVYRTDDDSVFIAQLRYHY is encoded by the coding sequence ATGAAGCTCATCTTTTCGGCGAATGCCTGGGAAGACTATCTTTACTGGCAAAAGACCGACAAGAAAACACTCAAGCGCATCAACCAGTTGATTGCAGAGATCCAACGATCTCCGTTTGAAGGGATCGGGAAACCCGAGCCACTGAAACATGCCCTATTGGGCTACTGGTCACGCCGGATCGACGGTGAGCATCGCATCGTTTACCGGACTGACGATGACAGTGTGTTTATCGCGCAACTTCGTTATCACTACTGA
- a CDS encoding saccharopine dehydrogenase NADP-binding domain-containing protein — translation MPQQSSPGNTPQPTSFKIVFFGLGAVGSAMLICLSELAERDAVPIHFVVYTRDPEAARDALFHAERLFERIEFIELPEFAPVFALAPEHVKTLEGATVLINAALPEFDLPMIELALRIGAHTVSLASDMYDTETERSLTFPQYRYDAELRKRGIAALINLGIAPGATDFLIGRRMHDLLTADRKDLEVESIDLYLLEDIDSDSIVFSWSPIVALEEMAQRPRMIRNGLIQVLEPFSGAREYHFPHEAEPSRQYPLYQEELLSLHRAFPEVESIGVYTGGSEVELLKALFQLNLLSKRTLPDRPDLTVEALVRSILPGMNKPRRIEAYLRDGVIRRAHFAAAAEIRISETVRNERQTVVETVGLSYLRYPGLIGTPYAGATYISFPTAVGAAILAWHALDYARSGSGSRPDRRAGRRGPGPHPAPCPGRRHSPRPGGLGHRSVRQRA, via the coding sequence ATGCCCCAGCAAAGCTCCCCCGGCAATACCCCGCAACCGACCTCGTTCAAAATCGTGTTCTTCGGCCTCGGCGCCGTCGGCTCCGCCATGCTCATCTGCCTGAGTGAACTGGCGGAACGGGATGCGGTGCCGATCCACTTCGTGGTCTACACCCGCGACCCCGAGGCTGCCAGGGACGCCCTGTTCCACGCCGAGCGCCTGTTCGAGCGCATCGAGTTCATCGAGCTGCCGGAGTTCGCCCCGGTGTTCGCCCTGGCACCGGAACACGTCAAGACCCTGGAAGGGGCCACGGTGCTGATCAACGCCGCGCTGCCGGAATTCGACCTGCCGATGATCGAACTGGCCCTGCGCATCGGTGCCCACACCGTGAGCCTCGCCTCGGACATGTACGACACCGAGACCGAGCGCAGCCTGACCTTCCCCCAGTACCGCTACGATGCCGAACTGCGCAAGCGCGGCATCGCCGCCCTGATCAATCTCGGCATCGCCCCCGGCGCCACTGACTTTCTCATCGGCCGGCGCATGCACGACCTGCTCACCGCGGATCGCAAGGACCTGGAGGTGGAGAGCATCGATCTCTACCTGCTGGAGGACATCGATTCCGATTCCATCGTGTTCTCCTGGTCACCCATCGTGGCCCTGGAGGAAATGGCCCAGCGGCCCCGGATGATCCGCAACGGCCTGATCCAGGTGCTGGAGCCCTTCTCCGGCGCACGGGAATACCATTTCCCCCACGAAGCCGAACCCAGCCGCCAGTACCCGCTCTACCAGGAAGAACTGCTGTCACTGCACCGTGCCTTTCCCGAGGTGGAATCCATCGGCGTGTACACCGGCGGCTCCGAGGTCGAACTGCTCAAGGCCCTGTTCCAGCTCAACCTGCTCTCCAAGCGCACCCTGCCCGACCGGCCCGATCTCACCGTGGAGGCGCTGGTGCGCTCCATCCTGCCCGGCATGAACAAGCCCCGGCGCATCGAGGCCTACCTGCGCGACGGCGTGATCCGCCGGGCCCATTTCGCCGCCGCCGCCGAGATCCGCATCTCGGAGACGGTGCGCAACGAGCGCCAGACCGTGGTCGAAACCGTCGGCCTCAGCTACCTGCGCTACCCGGGCCTGATCGGCACGCCCTACGCGGGCGCCACCTACATCTCATTCCCCACCGCCGTGGGTGCCGCCATCCTGGCCTGGCACGCCCTCGACTACGCGCGCTCCGGGAGCGGTTCACGCCCTGACCGGCGTGCTGGGCGGCGTGGACCTGGCCCGCATCCTGCCCCGTGCCCGGGGCGACGCCATTCGCCGCGACCTGGTGGCCTGGGACATCGATCTGTTCGACAGCGTGCGTGA
- a CDS encoding nuclear transport factor 2 family protein yields the protein MMSDLRVYDLSPEQQDLWKRVNDLWSLSMERNAEKIRSTLHPRYMGWDMNSPVPHDRETAVQSVLGDSPVVVDYQLRPLSIEVYDHVAGIVHYTYSATVAPKGATSFRVSGKWTEIYLKQGDQWVMIGVSGRPDHV from the coding sequence ATGATGTCCGATCTGCGCGTTTATGACCTGTCGCCTGAACAGCAGGATCTGTGGAAGCGGGTCAATGATCTGTGGTCCCTGTCCATGGAACGCAACGCCGAGAAGATCCGGAGTACCTTGCATCCCAGGTACATGGGCTGGGATATGAACAGCCCGGTGCCCCACGACAGGGAAACCGCAGTCCAGTCCGTACTGGGTGACTCACCTGTGGTGGTGGACTACCAGCTCAGGCCGCTCAGCATCGAGGTCTACGACCACGTTGCAGGCATCGTTCACTACACCTACTCGGCCACCGTCGCGCCAAAGGGCGCGACGTCCTTTCGTGTCAGCGGGAAGTGGACCGAAATCTATCTCAAGCAAGGGGATCAGTGGGTGATGATCGGGGTCAGCGGCAGACCGGATCATGTATAG
- a CDS encoding homocysteine S-methyltransferase family protein, with amino-acid sequence MNTDTGFPSEPGSETFLTEGGIETELMYKWGFELPHFAAFPLLEVPKAVDVMRDIYRRCLDVAAAQGLSAMLTGLDYRASPDWGALLGYSPQGLADANHQAIEFLRDVAAEYEGDIETTLVGGIVGPRGDAYQLNRDITAAEAEDYHSVQLSTLRQAGVDYACAMTFNNIEEAVGVARAAAGAGVPLVMSLTVDGTSRLKSGPSLAEAVAAIDEQTDAAPVCYLLNCSHPVEFEPGLETGDWIRRMRGFRPNASKMEKIALCQLGHLEEGDPEELGRLMGGLAQRYPHMDIWGGCCGTGHVHLEEIARNVRQARESAQA; translated from the coding sequence ATGAACACCGATACGGGGTTTCCCAGTGAACCCGGTTCAGAGACTTTCCTGACCGAAGGCGGGATCGAGACCGAACTCATGTACAAGTGGGGCTTCGAGTTGCCCCATTTCGCGGCCTTTCCCTTGCTTGAAGTTCCCAAGGCTGTGGACGTGATGCGCGACATCTACCGGCGTTGCCTGGACGTTGCGGCGGCACAGGGCCTGTCTGCCATGCTCACGGGTCTGGATTACCGGGCCAGCCCCGATTGGGGGGCGCTGCTCGGGTATTCGCCTCAGGGGTTGGCCGACGCCAATCACCAGGCCATCGAATTCCTGCGCGATGTGGCGGCGGAATATGAGGGGGACATCGAAACCACTCTGGTGGGCGGTATCGTCGGGCCGCGGGGTGACGCCTATCAGCTGAACCGGGATATCACGGCTGCCGAGGCCGAGGATTATCACTCGGTGCAGTTGTCCACTCTGCGCCAGGCCGGTGTGGATTATGCTTGTGCCATGACCTTCAACAACATCGAGGAGGCCGTGGGTGTGGCACGCGCTGCCGCCGGTGCCGGTGTCCCCCTGGTCATGTCCCTGACGGTGGACGGCACGTCACGCCTCAAATCCGGTCCATCGCTGGCGGAGGCCGTGGCGGCCATCGACGAGCAGACCGACGCTGCGCCGGTCTGCTACCTGTTGAACTGCTCCCATCCCGTGGAGTTCGAGCCGGGACTTGAAACGGGTGACTGGATCCGGCGCATGCGGGGGTTCAGGCCCAATGCCTCGAAGATGGAGAAGATCGCCCTGTGTCAGCTTGGCCACCTGGAGGAGGGCGACCCGGAAGAACTCGGCCGCCTCATGGGCGGCTTGGCGCAGCGCTATCCGCACATGGACATCTGGGGCGGCTGCTGTGGCACCGGGCATGTGCACCTGGAGGAGATCGCTCGCAACGTGCGCCAGGCGCGCGAATCGGCCCAGGCTTGA